The bacterium genome has a window encoding:
- a CDS encoding SGNH/GDSL hydrolase family protein, with the protein MKTLHLKLALVVFAVLLTGAVGEIVVRVVGATDESGNFTFRNRIVRPHVVPVASVTRLAAELAGSSDSFVMADPHLGWVPRPHGRSADGLYAYNAQGIRSPREEFPPTPPPGVLRIALFGDSFTHGDDVVYAESWGAQLEAGLVAAGQPAEVLNFGVGGYGLDQALLRFSKTGKGFAPDVVVLGFQPENLKRDLNLLRPLYEPRTRLPFAKPRFVLADGGISLINVPVPGPDEVPGILADLENWPLLPYEGFYDPADYGRAWWQHSRLLATIAEFRRGYDDPWAIRRSVFRPTGEEPQLGWAIIQALAGEARQAGADFVIVHLPTVQDLYMGRQLGKLPYQRFLDALDRDYPVAHPEQALTAAIEAENTAAVYKGHFNARGNRIVAEALQAVLLARVRADTTGR; encoded by the coding sequence ATGAAGACCCTCCACCTCAAGCTCGCCCTGGTCGTCTTCGCCGTCCTGCTGACGGGGGCGGTGGGCGAGATCGTCGTCCGGGTCGTCGGTGCCACCGACGAGTCCGGCAACTTCACCTTCCGCAACCGGATCGTGCGGCCCCACGTGGTGCCGGTGGCGTCGGTGACCCGGCTCGCCGCCGAGCTGGCCGGTTCATCGGACTCCTTCGTGATGGCCGATCCCCACCTGGGCTGGGTGCCCCGTCCGCACGGCCGTTCCGCCGACGGCCTGTACGCCTACAACGCCCAGGGCATCCGTTCGCCGCGGGAGGAATTCCCGCCGACGCCGCCGCCCGGGGTGCTGCGCATCGCCCTGTTCGGCGACTCGTTCACCCACGGCGACGACGTCGTCTACGCGGAGAGCTGGGGGGCCCAGCTCGAGGCCGGTCTGGTGGCCGCCGGGCAACCCGCCGAGGTGCTCAACTTCGGGGTGGGGGGCTATGGCCTCGACCAGGCCCTGCTGCGCTTCTCGAAGACGGGCAAGGGCTTCGCGCCGGACGTGGTGGTCCTGGGCTTCCAGCCCGAGAACCTCAAACGCGACCTGAACCTGCTGCGGCCGCTCTACGAGCCGCGCACGCGCCTGCCGTTCGCCAAGCCCCGGTTCGTCCTGGCCGACGGCGGCATCTCGCTGATCAACGTCCCGGTGCCCGGCCCCGACGAGGTGCCGGGCATCCTGGCCGACCTGGAGAACTGGCCGCTGCTGCCCTACGAGGGGTTCTACGATCCCGCCGACTACGGGCGCGCCTGGTGGCAGCACAGCCGGCTGTTGGCCACGATTGCGGAGTTCCGGCGCGGCTACGACGATCCCTGGGCCATCCGGCGGTCGGTGTTCCGGCCCACGGGCGAGGAGCCGCAGCTGGGTTGGGCCATCATCCAGGCGCTGGCCGGCGAGGCCCGGCAGGCGGGGGCCGACTTCGTGATCGTGCACCTGCCCACGGTGCAGGACCTCTACATGGGCCGGCAGCTGGGCAAGCTTCCCTACCAGCGTTTCCTCGACGCCCTCGACCGCGACTACCCGGTGGCCCATCCCGAGCAGGCGCTCACCGCGGCCATCGAGGCGGAGAACACCGCCGCCGTCTACAAGGGGCATTTCAACGCCCGGGGCAACCGCATCGTGGCCGAGGCGCTGCAGGCCGTGCTCCTGGCCCGGGTCCGGGCCGACACCACCGGGCGCTGA
- a CDS encoding M20/M25/M40 family metallo-hydrolase: MIRLIFRAAPGLLLAGLLAGCTGGAATSLRDAPEAPVAAEVPPPPPPPADPDLAALIEAARSGTWAYEKLAELCDTVGNRLVASPGMARAIAWSQASLREAGCDSVWLESVTVPHWTRGREWARCVGPVEFAMDMVSMGLSEGTGGEVLEAEVMAVRDWDEFEARRDEAAGKIVLFDMPWEGYGKTVQYRVKGASTVARHGAVACLIRSVTGRSLGAPHTGMMRYEDDAPRIPMAALTVEDAGRLHRLCDRGLQPRVQLMMEAANHDSTTSYNVIGEIRGRGKPGQIVLVSGHLDSWDVGTGAHDDGAGVVQTLAAAREVMQHGGRPLRTVRVVHFTAEEIGVYGGKAYLAAHRHELDRHVLALESDSGAFAPRGFTIDADSTVVAEVARRAAPLAVLAPGDWNVWKGGSGADVGPIVRQGVTGAGHRVDGTHYFDVHHSRADTFDKIDPDELARNVAAIAGLIHLVANHPADLGPAPLASLPGGSPHSGGH, translated from the coding sequence ATGATCCGGCTCATCTTCAGGGCCGCGCCCGGCCTGTTGCTCGCGGGGCTCCTCGCCGGCTGCACCGGCGGCGCCGCCACCTCGCTCCGGGACGCCCCGGAAGCCCCGGTCGCCGCCGAGGTCCCGCCGCCGCCGCCGCCGCCGGCCGATCCCGACCTGGCCGCCCTGATCGAGGCCGCCCGGTCCGGCACCTGGGCCTACGAAAAGCTCGCCGAGCTGTGCGACACCGTGGGCAACCGCCTGGTCGCCTCGCCGGGCATGGCGCGGGCCATCGCCTGGTCGCAGGCGTCGCTGCGCGAGGCCGGCTGCGACAGCGTGTGGCTCGAATCGGTCACCGTGCCCCACTGGACGCGGGGCCGGGAATGGGCCCGCTGCGTCGGGCCGGTCGAGTTCGCGATGGACATGGTCTCCATGGGGCTGAGCGAAGGCACCGGCGGCGAGGTGCTCGAGGCCGAGGTCATGGCCGTGCGCGACTGGGACGAGTTCGAGGCCCGCCGGGACGAGGCCGCCGGCAAGATCGTGCTCTTCGACATGCCCTGGGAAGGCTACGGCAAGACCGTGCAGTACCGGGTCAAGGGCGCCAGCACCGTGGCGCGGCACGGGGCGGTGGCCTGCCTGATCCGTTCGGTGACCGGACGCAGCCTCGGCGCCCCCCACACCGGCATGATGCGCTACGAGGACGACGCGCCGCGCATTCCGATGGCCGCCCTGACGGTCGAGGACGCCGGACGCCTGCATCGCCTGTGCGACCGCGGGTTGCAGCCCCGCGTCCAGCTGATGATGGAGGCCGCCAACCACGACTCGACCACCAGCTACAACGTGATCGGCGAGATCCGCGGCCGCGGGAAGCCCGGGCAGATCGTGCTCGTGAGCGGCCATCTCGACTCGTGGGACGTGGGCACCGGCGCCCACGACGACGGCGCCGGCGTGGTGCAGACCCTGGCCGCCGCCCGCGAGGTGATGCAACACGGCGGGCGGCCCCTCCGTACAGTGCGGGTTGTCCACTTCACCGCCGAGGAGATCGGCGTGTACGGCGGCAAGGCCTATCTGGCCGCGCACCGGCACGAACTGGACCGGCACGTCCTGGCCCTCGAGAGCGACTCGGGGGCCTTCGCCCCGCGGGGCTTCACCATCGACGCGGACAGCACGGTCGTGGCCGAAGTGGCCCGGCGGGCGGCGCCGCTCGCGGTGCTCGCTCCGGGCGACTGGAACGTCTGGAAGGGCGGTTCCGGGGCCGATGTCGGACCGATCGTGCGCCAGGGCGTGACCGGGGCCGGCCACCGGGTCGACGGGACGCACTACTTCGACGTGCACCACTCCCGCGCCGACACGTTCGACAAGATCGACCCCGACGAGCTGGCGCGGAACGTCGCCGCCATCGCGGGCCTGATCCATCTCGTGGCGAATCATCCGGCCGATCTGGGTCCGGCGCCCCTGGCGTCGCTGCCCGGCGGCTCTCCCCACAGCGGAGGTCATTGA
- a CDS encoding PD40 domain-containing protein, which translates to MPQSMRPFPVLRAAALAALVLLAAPVLAADVVEGTPDASDMRLLRTPDIHGDTIVFGYAGDLWTVPSAGGEARRLTSGVGYERSPKFSPDGSRIAFTGNYDGNLDIYAVDAGGGEPVRLTWHPGFDRIIDWQPDGRAVRFQSGRESRTGRDLQLYTVPATGGLPTRMILPTGGLSSYSPDGKRFAFNRITREERTWKRYKGGMAQDIWVYDFAANDTRRITDWIGSDNHPMWHGDRIYYTSDQSGRLEIWCHELATGENRQVTKHDEYDVKYPSLGPDAIVYENGGRLEVLDLATEKTRRVKVTLRSDNVLTRARLESVGDRVEGGAIAPDAQRAVFTARGDIFTVPAEKGPVRNLTATPGVRERDAVWSPDGKWIAYLSDETGEYEVWVRQADGKGEPRRLTKGSKAWQMALEWSPESDRIVMSDAAMNLWLIDVEKGGTKKIDQSVSGEIREWGWSPGGDWLAYAKSGENGFRSIFLYDVDGDAVHRVTNDFTDDSAPAFDDEGKYLFFASSQHFNPTIGGYDLKPIWSNMDGIYGVTLRADVAHPFPPESDEVAVKEDDGDDDGDKDKDAEKKEKKDAEEDDDGEKEDADDDALVIDVDGIGDRMFALDVGPGNYFSLQFASGQLFYMSRPFTPGGGRGNQGATSSIMVFDMKDREAKTVLEGAFGFQLSADGKKLLYAMRGDKYGIIDAKADQKPAKEPLRVGDMKARIDPRAEWRQMFRDAWRQERDFFYDPGMHGVDWDHMYERYGQLVPYVAHGQDFAYVLGELIGELNSSHSYVRFGDVPHSPRVATGLLGCTFALKDGEDRYTFGRVYTEVDWNAGTPAPLNMPGSEVAGDEYLIAVDGVELKAPLNPFSLLEDKVGKQVVLEVAAGPDGKDSREVTVVPIGSEFDLRYEAWVQKNRRRVDELSGGRIGYLHMPNTAVGGQQGFAKGYYPNLRKEGLIIDERFNGGGFIPDFFMNILRQKLVNLWKPRYGQDWRTPGTAFAGHLAMISNGYAGSGGDALPYYFKYYELGPVIGTRTWGGLVGISRNIRLMDGGGVTFPEFGLFNVDGDWDVENHGVDPTIPIDNLPHEEIAGRDPQLEKAVEVLLQKIADEPVRVQTHGAFPRDKTR; encoded by the coding sequence ATGCCCCAGTCCATGCGCCCGTTTCCCGTCCTGCGCGCCGCCGCCCTGGCTGCGCTCGTCCTGCTGGCCGCGCCCGTGCTCGCGGCCGACGTCGTCGAGGGGACGCCCGACGCGTCCGACATGCGTCTGCTGCGCACTCCCGACATCCACGGCGACACCATCGTCTTCGGCTACGCGGGCGACCTGTGGACCGTACCGTCCGCCGGCGGCGAGGCCCGCCGCCTGACCAGCGGCGTCGGCTACGAGCGCTCGCCCAAGTTCAGCCCCGACGGCTCGCGCATCGCCTTCACGGGCAACTACGACGGCAATCTCGACATCTATGCGGTGGACGCCGGCGGCGGCGAACCCGTGCGCCTGACGTGGCACCCGGGCTTCGACCGCATCATCGACTGGCAGCCCGACGGCCGCGCGGTGCGCTTCCAGTCGGGCCGCGAGAGCCGCACCGGGCGCGACCTGCAGCTCTACACCGTGCCGGCGACAGGCGGCCTGCCCACCAGGATGATCCTGCCCACGGGCGGCCTCTCGAGCTACTCGCCGGACGGCAAGCGCTTCGCCTTCAACCGCATCACGCGCGAAGAGCGCACCTGGAAGCGCTACAAGGGCGGCATGGCCCAGGACATCTGGGTGTACGACTTCGCCGCCAACGACACCCGGCGGATCACCGACTGGATCGGGTCGGACAACCACCCCATGTGGCACGGCGACCGCATCTACTACACGAGCGACCAGTCGGGTCGGCTGGAGATCTGGTGCCACGAGCTGGCGACGGGCGAGAACCGGCAGGTGACGAAGCACGACGAGTACGACGTGAAGTACCCGAGCCTGGGCCCCGACGCCATCGTGTACGAGAACGGCGGCCGACTCGAGGTGCTCGACCTGGCCACCGAGAAGACGCGCCGGGTGAAGGTCACCCTGCGCAGCGACAACGTCCTGACCCGCGCCCGGCTCGAGTCCGTCGGCGACCGGGTCGAGGGCGGCGCCATCGCACCCGACGCCCAGCGGGCCGTGTTCACCGCCCGGGGCGACATCTTCACGGTGCCGGCCGAGAAGGGCCCGGTGCGGAACCTCACCGCGACGCCGGGCGTGCGCGAGCGCGACGCCGTCTGGTCGCCCGACGGCAAGTGGATCGCCTACCTGAGCGACGAGACCGGCGAATACGAGGTGTGGGTGCGGCAGGCCGACGGCAAGGGCGAACCCCGGCGGCTCACCAAGGGATCGAAGGCCTGGCAGATGGCCCTGGAGTGGAGTCCCGAGAGCGACCGCATCGTCATGAGCGACGCGGCCATGAACCTGTGGCTGATCGACGTCGAGAAGGGCGGCACGAAGAAGATCGACCAGTCGGTTTCCGGCGAGATCCGCGAGTGGGGCTGGAGCCCCGGCGGCGACTGGCTCGCCTACGCCAAGTCCGGGGAGAACGGCTTCCGCTCGATCTTCCTCTACGACGTGGACGGCGACGCGGTGCACCGGGTGACGAACGACTTCACCGACGACTCCGCGCCCGCCTTCGACGACGAGGGCAAGTACCTCTTCTTCGCCTCGAGCCAGCACTTCAACCCGACCATCGGCGGCTACGACCTCAAGCCGATCTGGTCGAACATGGACGGCATCTACGGCGTGACGCTGCGGGCCGACGTCGCCCACCCGTTCCCGCCCGAGAGCGACGAGGTCGCCGTCAAGGAGGACGACGGGGACGACGACGGCGACAAGGACAAGGACGCGGAGAAAAAGGAGAAGAAGGATGCCGAGGAAGACGACGACGGCGAGAAGGAGGACGCGGATGACGACGCCCTCGTGATCGACGTCGACGGCATCGGTGACCGCATGTTCGCCCTGGACGTGGGTCCCGGCAACTACTTCAGCCTGCAGTTCGCGTCGGGCCAGCTGTTCTACATGAGCCGGCCGTTCACCCCGGGCGGCGGTCGCGGCAACCAGGGCGCGACGTCGTCGATCATGGTCTTCGACATGAAGGACCGCGAAGCCAAGACCGTGCTCGAGGGCGCCTTCGGCTTCCAGCTCTCGGCCGACGGCAAGAAGCTGCTCTACGCCATGCGCGGCGACAAGTACGGTATCATCGACGCCAAGGCCGACCAGAAGCCGGCCAAGGAGCCCCTGCGGGTGGGCGACATGAAGGCGCGCATCGACCCGCGGGCCGAGTGGCGGCAGATGTTCCGTGACGCCTGGCGCCAGGAGCGGGACTTCTTCTACGACCCGGGCATGCACGGCGTGGACTGGGACCACATGTACGAGCGCTACGGCCAGCTCGTGCCCTACGTGGCCCACGGCCAGGACTTCGCCTACGTGCTCGGCGAGCTGATCGGCGAGCTGAACAGCTCCCACTCGTACGTGCGCTTCGGCGACGTGCCGCACTCGCCGCGGGTGGCGACCGGCCTGCTGGGCTGCACCTTCGCCCTGAAGGACGGCGAGGACCGCTACACCTTCGGCCGCGTCTACACCGAGGTCGACTGGAATGCCGGCACCCCCGCGCCCCTGAACATGCCGGGCAGCGAGGTCGCCGGCGACGAGTATCTGATCGCGGTCGACGGCGTCGAACTGAAGGCGCCCCTGAACCCCTTCAGCCTGCTCGAGGACAAGGTCGGCAAGCAGGTGGTGCTCGAGGTGGCCGCCGGCCCCGACGGCAAGGACAGCCGCGAGGTCACCGTGGTGCCCATCGGCAGCGAGTTCGACCTGCGCTACGAGGCCTGGGTGCAGAAGAACCGGCGCCGGGTCGACGAGCTGTCGGGCGGCAGGATCGGCTACCTGCACATGCCGAACACGGCCGTCGGCGGCCAGCAGGGTTTCGCCAAGGGCTACTACCCGAACCTGCGCAAGGAGGGGCTCATCATCGACGAGCGCTTCAACGGCGGCGGGTTCATTCCCGACTTCTTCATGAACATCCTCAGGCAGAAGCTGGTCAACCTCTGGAAACCCCGCTATGGCCAGGACTGGCGCACGCCCGGCACCGCCTTCGCCGGCCACCTCGCCATGATCAGCAACGGCTACGCCGGCAGCGGCGGCGACGCCCTGCCCTACTACTTCAAGTACTACGAGCTGGGTCCCGTGATCGGCACGCGCACCTGGGGCGGCCTCGTCGGCATCAGCCGCAACATCCGCCTCATGGACGGTGGCGGGGTCACCTTCCCCGAGTTCGGCCTGTTCAACGTGGACGGCGACTGGGACGTGGAGAACCACGGCGTCGACCCGACGATCCCCATCGACAACCTGCCCCACGAGGAGATCGCCGGACGCGATCCCCAGCTGGAGAAGGCCGTCGAGGTGCTCCTGCAGAAGATCGCGGACGAGCCGGTGCGGGTGCAGACCCACGGCGCCTTCCCGCGGGACAAGACGCGCTAG
- a CDS encoding AEC family transporter, translated as MIMDNVFPVFALIGLGAFLRRRGLTDAAFLRTGDRLVYFAFFPVLLFWKIGGTVTGAEVPWRLWGAVLGVMVAMWLLSLVAIALLRIGPRRAATFSQAAYRFNTYVAFAVVFNAQGDAGVARLGETLGVAIPLANVMAVVTFIWYARGTIDQADRVRLTVRALVRNPLILACAAGMVWVRFMPPWPAAVDNSLRLAASLTLPFALISIGGALRFEGLRERLPVTVAATVLKVAIMPIVGWWALRLAGVSGPDVLTAMLFFAMPASTAMYVLATQLDGDADLSSAIIVLTTLASFLSLSAVFVFWG; from the coding sequence ATGATCATGGACAACGTCTTTCCGGTCTTCGCCCTCATCGGGCTGGGCGCCTTCCTGCGCCGGCGGGGCCTCACCGACGCGGCCTTCCTGCGCACGGGCGACCGCCTCGTCTACTTCGCGTTCTTCCCCGTGCTGCTGTTCTGGAAGATCGGCGGCACCGTGACCGGCGCCGAGGTCCCCTGGCGCCTGTGGGGGGCGGTGCTGGGCGTCATGGTCGCCATGTGGCTGCTCAGCCTCGTGGCCATCGCGCTACTCCGCATCGGCCCGCGCCGCGCCGCGACCTTTTCCCAGGCCGCGTACCGCTTCAACACCTACGTGGCCTTCGCGGTCGTCTTCAACGCCCAGGGCGACGCCGGCGTCGCCCGCCTGGGCGAGACCCTCGGCGTGGCCATCCCCCTGGCGAACGTCATGGCCGTCGTCACCTTCATCTGGTACGCGCGCGGCACGATCGACCAGGCCGACCGTGTCCGCCTCACCGTGCGGGCCCTCGTGCGGAATCCCCTGATCCTGGCCTGTGCCGCCGGCATGGTCTGGGTGCGCTTCATGCCCCCCTGGCCCGCGGCCGTGGACAACTCGCTGCGCCTGGCCGCGTCCCTGACCCTGCCCTTCGCCCTCATCTCCATCGGGGGCGCCCTTCGGTTCGAGGGCCTGCGCGAACGCCTGCCGGTGACCGTCGCCGCCACGGTGCTGAAGGTCGCGATCATGCCGATCGTGGGCTGGTGGGCCCTGCGCCTCGCCGGAGTGTCGGGCCCGGACGTGCTGACCGCGATGCTCTTCTTCGCCATGCCGGCCTCGACCGCCATGTACGTGCTCGCCACCCAGCTCGACGGCGACGCCGACCTCAGTTCGGCGATCATCGTGTTGACGACGCTCGCCTCGTTCCTCTCGCTGTCGGCGGTGTTCGTGTTCTGGGGCTGA